The following are encoded together in the Thermotoga sp. genome:
- a CDS encoding glucose-1-phosphate thymidylyltransferase, with amino-acid sequence MKKAIVLCAGKGTRLRPLTFTTAKHLIPIANRPILFYSLENIARAGIEEVGVVVNPYNAEEFKRIVGDNPFGLKITYIVQEEPKGLAHAVWVSRNFLGDKDFMMYLGDNLILEDLGKFVKDFERSDYTASILLSPVKDPTHFGVAVMEGDRVVKVVEKPKIPPSNLAIVGLYLFRNKIFEGIENIKPSWRGELEITDAIEYLIEKGEKVKGYVIYGWWKDTGKPDDLLEANRRILLGINEKILGEVDDKTTIQGTVVMGKSSRVVNSVIRGPVVIGENCLIKDTYVGPYTSIGNNVVLESCEIENSIVMDDCSIVGVEKRIDSSILGKGVSVRSSARRPVSLSLILGDMSRVEF; translated from the coding sequence GTGAAGAAAGCGATAGTGCTTTGTGCAGGAAAAGGAACCAGACTCAGACCCTTGACATTCACCACTGCAAAGCATCTCATACCCATTGCGAACAGACCCATTCTTTTCTACAGTTTGGAGAACATTGCGCGAGCCGGGATTGAAGAAGTGGGAGTTGTTGTGAATCCTTACAACGCGGAAGAGTTCAAAAGAATTGTGGGAGACAATCCTTTTGGTCTGAAAATCACCTACATCGTCCAAGAAGAACCCAAAGGGCTTGCCCACGCTGTCTGGGTATCCCGAAACTTTCTTGGAGACAAAGACTTCATGATGTATCTTGGAGATAACCTCATTCTTGAAGATCTTGGAAAGTTCGTGAAAGATTTCGAAAGATCGGACTACACCGCTTCCATTCTTCTCTCTCCGGTCAAAGACCCAACCCACTTCGGCGTGGCTGTGATGGAAGGTGACAGAGTTGTAAAGGTCGTTGAGAAACCAAAGATTCCTCCGAGTAACCTTGCCATTGTCGGATTGTACCTTTTCAGAAACAAAATCTTCGAGGGTATAGAGAACATAAAACCCTCTTGGAGGGGTGAGCTAGAGATAACCGATGCCATAGAGTATCTCATAGAAAAAGGAGAAAAGGTGAAAGGTTATGTCATCTATGGGTGGTGGAAAGATACGGGAAAGCCCGATGATCTGCTGGAAGCCAACAGAAGGATTCTCCTGGGGATAAACGAAAAGATTCTCGGAGAAGTAGATGATAAAACCACCATTCAGGGAACAGTGGTGATGGGAAAATCCTCCAGAGTTGTCAACTCAGTGATCAGAGGGCCTGTGGTCATAGGCGAAAACTGCCTCATAAAAGACACTTACGTAGGACCGTACACTTCCATTGGAAACAACGTGGTTTTGGAAAGTTGCGAAATCGAAAACAGTATAGTAATGGACGATTGCTCTATAGTGGGTGTAGAGAAAAGAATAGACTCTTCCATCCTAGGAAAGGGTGTCTCGGTTAGAAGTTCTGCAAGAAGACCTGTGAGTCTGAGTCTCATACTCGGTGACATGAGCAGGGTGGAATTTTAA
- the yajC gene encoding preprotein translocase subunit YajC — MPEIIYAAAPGASNGSTSAPASSGWGSLLFMLIFFIAIFYFLIILPQRRREKQFQQMLSQLRRGDVVVTAGGIVGKVIDIKKDTIKIKTANATELEITKRAISTVIKEKNQEG; from the coding sequence ATGCCTGAGATCATCTACGCAGCAGCACCAGGTGCTTCGAATGGCAGCACTTCGGCCCCAGCAAGCAGTGGCTGGGGAAGTCTCCTCTTCATGCTTATATTCTTCATAGCGATCTTCTACTTTCTGATAATCCTCCCACAGAGGAGGAGAGAAAAGCAGTTCCAGCAGATGCTGAGTCAGTTGAGGCGCGGCGACGTGGTTGTCACGGCGGGAGGTATCGTGGGAAAAGTTATCGATATCAAAAAGGACACCATCAAAATCAAAACAGCCAATGCCACCGAACTGGAAATCACAAAGAGAGCCATATCTACTGTCATAAAGGAGAAAAATCAGGAGGGATAA
- the rnz gene encoding ribonuclease Z, with protein MNIIGFSKALFSTWIYYSPERILFDAGEGVSTTLGSKVYAFKYVFLTHGHVDHIAGLWGVVNIRNNGMGDREKPLDVFYPKGNRAVEEYTSFIKKANPELRFSFNVHPLEEGERVFLRDAGGFKRYVQPFRTKHVVSEVSFGYHIFEVRRKLKREFQGLDSRVIARLVKEKGRDFVTEEYHKKILTISGDSLALDPEEVEGTELLIHECTFLDPRDRRYKNHASIDEVMETVKKAGIKRVILYHISTRYVRSIKTTIKKYREMLPNVEIIYMDPRKVFEI; from the coding sequence ATGAACATAATAGGGTTTTCGAAAGCCCTGTTTTCTACCTGGATCTACTACTCCCCGGAGCGGATCCTTTTCGATGCGGGAGAGGGAGTTTCCACCACTCTTGGGAGTAAAGTTTACGCCTTCAAGTACGTCTTCCTCACACATGGCCACGTGGATCACATAGCAGGACTGTGGGGAGTTGTGAACATAAGAAACAACGGAATGGGTGATAGAGAAAAACCACTCGATGTGTTCTATCCGAAGGGAAACAGAGCAGTTGAAGAGTACACCAGCTTCATAAAAAAGGCAAATCCCGAGCTTCGATTCTCCTTCAACGTTCATCCCCTGGAGGAAGGAGAGAGAGTGTTTCTCCGGGATGCTGGCGGTTTCAAGCGTTACGTTCAGCCATTCAGAACGAAGCACGTGGTGTCCGAGGTGAGTTTCGGATATCACATCTTCGAGGTTAGAAGAAAGCTGAAGAGGGAATTTCAGGGACTGGATAGCAGAGTGATCGCCAGATTGGTGAAAGAAAAGGGACGAGACTTTGTAACCGAAGAATACCACAAGAAAATACTAACTATCAGCGGTGACTCCCTGGCCCTCGATCCCGAGGAGGTGGAAGGAACAGAACTGCTCATCCACGAATGTACTTTCCTCGATCCCCGCGATCGGAGATACAAGAACCACGCCTCCATCGATGAGGTGATGGAAACGGTGAAGAAAGCAGGAATCAAGAGGGTGATTCTTTACCACATCTCCACGCGCTACGTGAGAAGTATCAAGACCACCATAAAAAAGTACAGAGAAATGTTGCCGAACGTGGAGATCATCTATATGGACCCGAGGAAAGTGTTCGAGATATGA
- a CDS encoding NfeD family protein, which translates to MEAWVFWLILSIILMVAEIFTPTFFIFWFGVGALAASLVSLHLGVYIQIIVFAVVSIVLVLFTRRLVQSWESPRKIHVEEIVGKVALVIETINNKKGTGLVKIDGDVWRAFAEDDEEIIEKGEHVRILKVEGAHAVVKRV; encoded by the coding sequence ATGGAGGCATGGGTATTCTGGCTCATTCTCAGTATCATACTCATGGTAGCGGAAATCTTCACACCTACTTTTTTCATTTTCTGGTTTGGAGTGGGAGCGCTTGCAGCTTCATTGGTTTCTCTGCACCTGGGTGTTTACATTCAGATAATTGTCTTTGCTGTCGTTTCAATCGTTCTGGTTCTTTTCACTAGAAGGCTAGTTCAAAGCTGGGAATCGCCCAGAAAAATCCATGTAGAGGAGATCGTTGGAAAGGTGGCACTCGTTATTGAGACGATAAACAACAAAAAGGGAACCGGCCTTGTGAAGATCGATGGAGACGTGTGGAGGGCCTTTGCAGAAGATGATGAAGAAATCATCGAAAAAGGCGAACACGTAAGGATTCTGAAGGTGGAAGGAGCCCACGCCGTTGTGAAAAGAGTATGA
- the rplI gene encoding 50S ribosomal protein L9, translating to MKVILIKDVPKIGKKGEIKEVSDGYARNYLIPRGLAKEYTRGLERAIEHEREMERRKKEREREESERILKELKKRTHVIKVKAGEAGKIFGAVTATTLAEEISKLTGLNLDKKWFKLDKPIKEVGKYSVEMTLPGGVKDTIEIRVEREG from the coding sequence TTGAAGGTGATACTTATAAAAGATGTTCCAAAGATCGGAAAAAAAGGTGAGATCAAAGAAGTTTCCGACGGATATGCCAGGAACTACCTCATCCCTCGTGGTCTTGCCAAAGAGTACACCAGGGGGCTCGAGAGGGCAATAGAGCATGAAAGAGAAATGGAAAGAAGAAAAAAAGAGCGCGAAAGAGAGGAAAGTGAGAGAATACTAAAAGAACTCAAAAAAAGGACCCATGTTATCAAGGTTAAGGCGGGTGAAGCCGGGAAAATCTTCGGGGCCGTCACGGCGACGACCCTAGCGGAAGAGATATCAAAACTCACCGGCTTGAACCTCGACAAGAAGTGGTTTAAACTGGACAAGCCCATAAAGGAAGTAGGAAAGTACTCTGTGGAGATGACTCTACCGGGCGGTGTTAAAGACACGATAGAGATCAGGGTGGAGAGAGAAGGATGA
- a CDS encoding ECF transporter S component, which produces MRKLTYTAMWLAVGVALAYLFHLVNLGRMFLPLHLVAMLAGATSGALIGGIVGGLLPILSFLTMGMPPFPMFLFMVPEVFVYGFILGATKERNIFLRIIMAILAGRLVYSVSYYAIGALIGIKLQPVTSILLSFTTGIPGIVLQLVLVPLVYRRLQLILEKGGKENA; this is translated from the coding sequence ATGAGAAAATTGACTTACACCGCCATGTGGCTTGCCGTTGGAGTTGCCCTTGCCTATCTTTTCCACCTGGTGAACCTTGGTAGGATGTTCCTGCCGCTTCATCTGGTAGCCATGCTCGCTGGAGCGACTTCTGGGGCTCTCATAGGTGGAATCGTTGGGGGACTCTTGCCAATTCTGTCATTTCTGACCATGGGAATGCCGCCTTTCCCAATGTTCCTGTTCATGGTTCCCGAGGTTTTCGTGTACGGTTTTATCCTGGGGGCGACGAAGGAGAGGAACATATTCCTCAGGATCATCATGGCGATACTCGCAGGTAGACTGGTTTATTCGGTGTCTTACTACGCTATAGGAGCGCTCATTGGGATAAAACTTCAACCGGTCACTTCGATACTTTTGAGCTTCACCACAGGGATTCCTGGTATCGTGCTTCAACTCGTCCTGGTTCCACTCGTCTACAGAAGACTTCAATTGATACTCGAGAAGGGAGGAAAGGAGAATGCCTGA
- the secF gene encoding protein translocase subunit SecF, with protein MRREIDFMGKSKIFITLSLILISVSLVSIFTKGFNFGVEFTGGSEIVVRFENVKITETDIRSAISQISDEFATARIVQVRSVGDPANVLKYSIVVPKTYEPDEKQRVQKELERLLPGKVVSFNEISGTAAEEIKRGTWTAILVALVVLLIYITVRFRFVFGVAAIVALIHDVLITMGFFSIFGYEINVAAVAAFLTLLGYSLNDTIVLSDRIRENMRRYRGRSMINIVNMSINQVLARTINTSLTTFFVVFVLLLFAGSAVKPFAFGMTIGTVVGTYSSLYVVSPIVVKWSK; from the coding sequence ATGAGAAGAGAGATTGACTTCATGGGAAAGTCGAAGATCTTTATAACGCTTTCTCTGATTTTGATATCAGTTTCTCTTGTTTCGATATTCACGAAGGGATTCAACTTCGGAGTGGAGTTCACGGGTGGCTCTGAGATCGTTGTGCGCTTCGAAAACGTGAAGATCACAGAGACCGATATAAGAAGCGCTATCTCTCAGATTTCCGATGAATTCGCAACCGCCAGGATCGTTCAGGTGCGATCCGTCGGAGACCCTGCAAACGTTTTGAAGTATTCCATAGTCGTTCCCAAGACTTACGAACCAGATGAAAAACAAAGAGTCCAGAAAGAACTCGAAAGGCTTCTTCCGGGAAAAGTGGTTTCTTTTAACGAGATCAGCGGAACGGCGGCGGAGGAGATCAAAAGGGGTACGTGGACAGCCATTTTGGTGGCACTGGTGGTTCTCCTCATCTACATCACAGTCCGGTTCAGGTTCGTGTTCGGCGTGGCCGCGATCGTTGCCCTCATTCATGACGTTCTCATCACAATGGGATTCTTCTCCATCTTCGGATACGAGATCAACGTGGCCGCCGTTGCGGCTTTCCTTACATTGCTCGGCTACTCATTGAACGATACCATCGTACTTTCAGACAGGATCAGGGAGAACATGAGGAGATACCGTGGAAGGAGTATGATCAACATTGTGAACATGAGTATAAACCAGGTCCTCGCCAGAACCATCAATACCTCTCTCACCACGTTCTTCGTGGTCTTTGTCCTCCTACTGTTCGCAGGAAGCGCTGTAAAACCTTTTGCCTTTGGAATGACGATAGGAACGGTGGTGGGAACCTACTCTTCGTTGTACGTGGTCTCTCCCATCGTTGTGAAATGGTCGAAATAG
- the secD gene encoding protein translocase subunit SecD: MRGDRVRFVIVLIVLVGALLALFWPSKKGWTSNIRLGLDIKGGARIEYLVEVEEGTENPSDVVDDVWTILRNRLDAAGYTEASVKKVFRENKSYIVVEIPGATDTVQAERLIGSTGVLYFAQVLDEYNGEDPYKVPELSFEAKREKATWLKGRNGKWYLVKKEIMGRKDLVLEAPRIVYARPEVETRTGRYGYKVSFELAKEYVEKFKKITQALYVPEGTYDPKRRLAIVLDNVVQFAGQVVAIITDGKAEITGNFSLEEAKQLAAILRSGALPARLVKTSSGWVAPLLGRDVVDASLKAGIVGLILVLAYMLIYYRTMGIVADLALIYNTILLLGVMAAGKFILTLPGIAGIILTIGTTVDGNVIIYERIKEEMRSGKPVKTSIAAGFDRSLSTILDANITTILTGLILYYFGTGTIKGFAITLIIGVLGSMFVSLVFSRLLLDGLAPLIRSPRVEEAQGGSKR; this comes from the coding sequence ATGAGGGGTGACAGGGTAAGGTTTGTGATAGTGTTGATTGTACTGGTTGGAGCTCTATTGGCCCTCTTCTGGCCCAGCAAGAAAGGATGGACGTCCAATATTCGCCTTGGGTTGGATATAAAGGGCGGTGCAAGGATAGAATATCTTGTCGAGGTGGAAGAGGGGACGGAAAATCCTTCTGATGTGGTCGATGATGTGTGGACCATCTTGAGGAACAGGCTCGATGCAGCCGGGTACACCGAAGCATCTGTAAAGAAGGTGTTCCGTGAGAACAAATCCTATATAGTCGTGGAAATACCCGGTGCGACCGACACCGTTCAGGCTGAAAGGCTCATAGGTTCGACAGGAGTGCTTTATTTTGCTCAGGTCCTGGACGAATACAACGGTGAAGATCCGTACAAGGTACCAGAGCTCTCTTTCGAAGCCAAGAGAGAAAAGGCAACGTGGCTCAAAGGAAGGAATGGAAAGTGGTATCTCGTGAAGAAAGAGATAATGGGAAGAAAAGATCTCGTCCTTGAGGCACCGCGGATCGTTTATGCCAGACCAGAAGTGGAAACAAGAACAGGAAGATACGGTTACAAAGTCTCGTTTGAGCTCGCCAAGGAATACGTGGAAAAGTTCAAAAAGATCACCCAGGCTCTCTACGTTCCTGAAGGAACCTACGACCCAAAGAGGAGGCTTGCGATTGTTTTGGACAACGTCGTTCAGTTCGCTGGACAAGTCGTTGCCATCATAACCGATGGGAAGGCCGAGATAACCGGGAATTTCTCCCTCGAAGAAGCGAAACAGCTTGCCGCCATTCTAAGAAGTGGTGCTTTACCTGCCAGGCTCGTGAAGACTTCGTCCGGTTGGGTGGCTCCGCTTCTTGGCCGTGATGTAGTCGACGCTTCTTTGAAGGCGGGGATAGTAGGTCTCATTCTCGTTCTTGCGTACATGCTGATCTATTACAGAACGATGGGAATCGTAGCAGACCTTGCTCTCATCTACAACACGATACTGCTCCTTGGTGTGATGGCGGCCGGTAAGTTCATACTCACCCTCCCCGGTATAGCCGGTATCATCCTCACCATCGGAACAACAGTAGATGGGAACGTGATCATATACGAAAGAATAAAGGAAGAGATGAGATCAGGAAAACCTGTTAAAACATCCATAGCAGCAGGTTTCGACAGATCACTTTCGACGATTCTGGATGCGAACATCACGACCATCCTCACCGGTCTCATACTCTATTACTTCGGAACGGGGACCATCAAGGGATTTGCCATTACGTTGATAATCGGCGTTCTCGGGAGCATGTTCGTGAGTCTTGTGTTCAGTAGACTTCTCCTCGATGGTCTTGCTCCTCTCATCAGATCGCCCCGGGTTGAGGAAGCGCAGGGAGGGAGCAAACGATGA